A window of the Salvelinus sp. IW2-2015 linkage group LG3, ASM291031v2, whole genome shotgun sequence genome harbors these coding sequences:
- the LOC111953644 gene encoding uncharacterized protein, producing the protein MMRPVRPITCNSIVEVLSTLVDFFHSRQVVRRMTPSKRITLCLIFPLLVEMDVVAGTGSSSILQDSGLILANIGDAVIVHCFYDGHIAMHFSWYKQPLGDKLQLFSTVYKFDRNATFYXZFKDNPRFSVENGQEKNHLXISDMQLSDSGTYYCGSSYGNKVELGEGAILIVKGSGSRNISVLQRPVSESVQPGDSVTLNCTIHTETCAGEHSVYWFRHSSGESRPGIIYTHVDRSDQCEKSPEAGSPPQSCVYNLPKRNLSLSDAGTYYCAVASCGEILFGNGTKLXPKRNLIPEHDSPFDLSPTVLSLVVSNIVLGIVTLLLVWALCKTLNRDSRGRTDVPTSHGNQNQDSDVLNYAAVSFTPKKKSSSXRAREKTSREDVVYSDVRYLQQQ; encoded by the exons ATGATGCGTCCAGTTCGACCAATCACCTGTAACTCCATAGTTGAAGTGTTGTCTACATTGGTGGACTTTTTCCACTCAAGACAAGTTGTGAGGAGGATGACACCTTCAAAGAGGATCACACTGTGTCTGATATTTCCACTTCTTGTAGAGATGG ATGTGGTAGCTGGTACTGGGTCCTCATCTATACTTCAGGACAGTGGTCTCATATTAGCCAACATTGGAGACGCAGTGATTGTGCACTGCTTCTATGACGGCCACATAGCCATGCATTTCTCCTGGTACAAGCAACCCTTGGGAGATAAGCTTCAACTCTTCTCAACTGTCTATAAGTTCGACAGGAACGCAACATTTTACSATSAGTTTAAGGATAACCCTCGATTCTCAGTGGAAAATGGCCAAGAAAAGAATCACCTAAYGATCTCAGACATGCAGCTCTCTGATTCAGGCACATACTACTGTGGAAGCTCTTATGGCAACAAGGTGGAGTTGGGAGAAGGAGCCATTCTCATAGTAAAAG GATCAGGGTCCAGAAACATATCTGTACTCCAGCGGCCTGTGTCTGAGTCAGTCCAGCCaggagactctgtgactctgaactgtacaatacacactgagacctgtgcaggagaacacagtgtctattggttcagacatAGCTCAGGAGAATCCCGTCCAGGAATAATTTACACCCATGTAGACAGGAgtgatcagtgtgagaagagcCCTGAGGCTGGGTCTCCTCCACAAAGCtgtgtctacaacctccccaagaggaacctcagcctctctgatgctgggacttactactgtgctgtggcctcatGTGGGGAGATACTGTTTGGGAACGGGACCAAGCTGNTCCCCAAGAGgaacctca TTCCAGAACATGATTCTCCATTTGATCTGAGTCCTACTGTTCTGTCGTTGGTCGTCTCTAACATCGTCCTGGGGATAGTGACCCTTCTACTGGTCTGGGCGCTGTGCAAGACTCTGAATAGAGATAGCAGAG GGAGGACTGATGTCCCAACGTCCCACGGCAATCAG AATCAAGACAGTGACGTGTTGAACTATGCAGCTGTCAGTTTCACCCCCAAGAAGAAGTCCTCCTCTAGKAGAGCAAGAGAGAAGACCAGCAGAGAGGATGTAGTGTACTCTGATGTCAGATACCTTCAGCAGCAGTGA